From a single Miscanthus floridulus cultivar M001 chromosome 8, ASM1932011v1, whole genome shotgun sequence genomic region:
- the LOC136474241 gene encoding uncharacterized protein, whose amino-acid sequence MGADDNSSSRKSNATSLKMLLEKEMSKEAESKRRPPSVIARLMGLEEDLPTKEPIVHHTVSDLSGDLNATNNTLQGKECHQFIMLKTQNDQCCHEKIDYNDVYEVSEGQSGTGYFHDRTSQKGWCLENKSKQLDVAQDKIMEPEHFAIEEKLLCTKELPEALVFPCSNRDLFLEFPEEHNATFSRQSSGLHANRAPPQTKCITVLKPIRSVDINGIRLSKAEIGKQNVLNMRRFHQIPSPKEEIPSQPSRIVLLRPTPGKPSISKAKLTSRATSFQLTNRNSLNGSLDDNQASIGSAGLVHGIMQCRQDGCNQRDDSLLSSAYSNGYGGDESSFSDSEVDYTSGSEINYIEDGDTLSDSEGGSPLSKHSWNYIRRYEGQCSSSSFSRISHFSESSVITEAKKQLSERWSMVSCNETSQVQLSRRKCTLGEMLSVKEAKKDEVTTGMFSVSSNQSCGLENELTTRSTNVTTSRKNDDNGVSSRKLPRSKSVPVISSTSENMVVNVQASNPESHKLKVAVVSNKGKSAFKGRVSDFFLSKSKRPRRQMSIYHPSDCFAERLEGCIIHSRQDCNHEMDAIEKVMHCEDRFDSFSTQISTSTSDRTTSGASVSLDNSTRNLDELGVNKCLNSNRDQPSPTSVLDAPSEDSSCNEPETPGITTSKNTISRSSAIETVARFLPWDDTTSESQSLCNPRPSSRLPDEGDDESECHVLVQNIMSSAGLGTSQSRMVFTGWHLPDHPLDPVLCNKVLELQEKSSYRRLLFDCVNVALIEIGENTLLSAFPWSKRHSRTWRGTSSPDLGVEVWSILKDWIYGARMFVVSKRDNAGIILDRIVKQEVEARGWVKLMMAQVVDITEKLEGGVMEELVEEAVLDFYSLFSMMRYRL is encoded by the exons ATG GGTGCTGATGACAATTCTTCAAGCAGAAAATCTAATGCAACATCATTAAAAATGTTATTAGAGAAGGAGATGTCTAAAGAAGCGGAGTCAAAGAGAAGACCTCCAAGTGTCATTGCCAGATTAATGGGTCTTGAGGAGGATTTACCTACTAAAGAACCAATTGTACACCATACCGTAAGTGACTTGAGTGGAGATTTAAATGCCACAAACAACACCTTACAGGGAAAAGAATGCCATCAGTTCATAATGTTGAAGACACAAAATGACCAATGCTGTCATGAAAAAATTGATTACAATGATGTTTATGAAGTATCTGAAGGACAATCAGGAACAGGCTATTTTCATGATCGAACTTCACAGAAAGGATGGTGTTTGGAGAACAAGAGTAAGCAATTAGATGTTGCACAAGACAAGATCATGGAACCAGAACACTTTGCCATTGAAGAGAAACTCCTTTGTACAAAGGAGTTACCTGAAGCTCTTGTTTTTCCATGTTCAAATAGAGATTTATTTCTTGAATTTCCTGAAGAACATAACGCCACTTTCTCAAGACAGTCGAGTGGGCTTCACGCAAACCGAGCACCACCTCAGACCAAATGCATTACAGTGCTGAAACCAATTAGATCTGTTGATATTAATGGCATAAGACTATCCAAGGCAGAAATTGGTAAGCAAAATGTATTGAACATGAGAAGGTTCCATCAAATTCCTAGTCCAAAGGAAGAGATACCTTCCCAGCCAAGTAGAATAGTACTTTTGAGGCCTACCCCAGGGAAGCCTAGTATATCAAAGGCAAAGCTGACCTCCAGGGCAACTTCATTTCAGTTAACTAACCGTAACAGTCTCAATGGATCATTAGATGATAACCAGGCATCCATAGGATCTGCAGGACTAGTGCATGGTATCATGCAGTGCCGGCAAGATGGATGTAACCAAAGAGATGACTCTTTATTATCTTCTGCATACTCAAATGGATATGGGGGAGATGAAAGCTCATTCAGTGATTCAGAAGTTGATTATACCAGTGGTTCTGAAATCAACTATATTGAAGATGGTGATACCCTCAGTGACTCCGAGGGAGGTAGCCCTCTGTCAAAACATTCATGGAATTACATAAGAAGATATGAAGGTCAATGCTCAAGCTCATCCTTCAGCAGAATCTCCCACTTTTCTGAGTCATCAGTAATCACGGAGGCCAAAAAACAGCTTTCAGAGCGATGGTCAATGGTTAGCTGCAATGAGACAAGTCAAGTGCAACTGTCGAGGAGAAAGTGCACGTTGGGTGAGATGCTCTCCGTTAAGGAAGCAAAGAAAGATGAGGTCACCACTGGGATGTTTTCTGTTTCCAGTAACCAGTCATGTGGCCTGGAAAATGAACTGACTACACGTTCTACAAATGTAACTACTTCTAGAAAGAATGATGACAATGGGGTATCTTCTAGGAAATTGCCAAGATCAAAATCTGTTCCAGTGATTTCATCCACGTCTGAAAACATGGTGGTgaatgtgcaagcttcaaatccTGAGAGCCACAAACTGAAAGTGGCTGTTGTGTCAAATAAAGGAAAATCAGCTTTCAAGGGAAGAGTTTCAGATTTTTTCTTGTCTAAAAGTAAAAGGCCAAGAAGGCAAATGTCCATCTATCATCCATCTGATTGCTTTGCTGAGAGGCTTGAAGGTTGTATTATTCATAGTAGACAGGATTGCAATCATGAAATGGATGCCATTGAGAAAGTCATGCATTGTGAGGACAGATTCGATAGTTTTTCGACACAAATATCAACTAGCACATCAGAT AGAACAACTTCTGGTGCTTCTGTATCATTGGACAATTCAACCAGAAACCTGGATGAACTAGGAGTAAATAAATGCCTAAATAGTAACCGTGATCAACCAAGCCCTACCTCAGTTCTTGATGCACCCTCTGAAGATAGCAGTTGTAATGAACCTGAAACACCTGGAATAACTACTTCCAAGAATACGA TATCAAGATCTTCAGCAATTGAAACTGTTGCCCGTTTCTTACCATGGGATGACACCACCTCAGAGTCACAGTCACTTTGTAACCCAAGGCCGAGTTCTCGTCTCCCTGATGAAGGTGATGATGAGTCAGAATGCCATGTCCTTGTGCAAAATATAATGTCATCAGCTGGATTAGGCACTTCGCAATCACGTATGGTTTTCACCGGTTGGCACTTACCTGACCACCCTCTTGACCCGGTACTGTGCAACAAAGTATTGGAGCTGCAGGAGAAAAGTTCATACAGAAGGCTTCTTTTTGACTGCGTGAATGTTGCTCTAATAGAGATCGGTGAGAACACCTTACTGAGTGCATTTCCATGGAGTAAAAGACACTCCAGGACATGGAGAGGCACCTCATCTCCTGATCTGGGTGTAGAAGTCTGGAGTATCCTGAAGGACTGGATATACGGGGCACGGATGTTTGTGGTGAGCAAGAGAGATAATGCTGGGATCATATTGGACAGAATTGTGAAGCAGGAGGTGGAAGCAAGAGGGTGGGTGAAACTGATGATGGCGCAGGTGGTTGACATCACTGAGAAGCTCGAAGGGGGAGTAATGGAGGAGCTGGTTGAAGAAGCGGTGCTGGATTTTTACAgtttgttttcaatgatgagATATCGATTGTAA